A region from the Streptomyces lydicus genome encodes:
- a CDS encoding sugar kinase, whose amino-acid sequence MRTVTGQSAAGGGEAQRDSHGHGHDDHGHEDADAEHDGAAARPGTAPARPPAPRQAGRPDVFTFGETMVALRGSGPLKLGGTMQVSIAGAESNVAIGLARLGHEVRWAGAVGEDEAGELVLRTLRAEGVEVSGASADPGAATGLLLFEPRLPDVTRVHYYRAGSAGSRLTPDVIERAFRAAPPRVLHLTGITPALSPTARSAALHSLRLAREHGSLVCLDVNFRARLWTAEEASVVLGEWIPYVDLLTASDDELPLCLPPRDADIASASGIASQAKRLRERGVGEIVVKLGAEGATAFTHEGSLHRSAKAVRAVDAVGAGDAFVAGYLSALLDGEGPAARLERAVTTGAFAVASPGDWEGAPTRAELGMLGAPPGTVVR is encoded by the coding sequence GTGCGCACCGTGACGGGGCAGTCGGCTGCCGGGGGCGGCGAAGCGCAGCGGGACAGCCACGGTCACGGGCACGACGATCACGGGCACGAGGACGCGGACGCGGAGCACGACGGCGCCGCTGCCCGCCCCGGGACCGCGCCGGCCCGCCCGCCGGCTCCCCGGCAAGCGGGCCGTCCGGACGTCTTCACCTTCGGCGAGACCATGGTCGCGCTACGCGGCAGCGGCCCGCTGAAGCTCGGCGGCACGATGCAGGTCTCCATCGCCGGAGCGGAGAGCAATGTCGCGATCGGGCTGGCCCGGCTCGGGCACGAGGTCCGCTGGGCGGGTGCGGTCGGTGAGGACGAGGCCGGGGAACTGGTGCTGCGTACGCTGCGCGCCGAGGGCGTCGAGGTGTCCGGCGCCTCGGCCGATCCGGGTGCCGCGACCGGGCTGCTCCTCTTCGAGCCGCGGCTGCCCGACGTCACCCGGGTGCACTACTACCGTGCGGGATCGGCCGGCTCGCGGCTCACGCCGGACGTGATCGAGCGCGCCTTCCGCGCCGCCCCGCCCCGTGTCCTGCACCTGACGGGCATCACCCCGGCCCTGAGCCCCACGGCTCGCTCGGCAGCTCTGCACTCCCTCCGACTGGCCCGCGAACACGGCTCCTTGGTCTGCCTCGATGTCAACTTCCGCGCCCGGCTGTGGACGGCCGAGGAGGCCTCCGTGGTCCTGGGCGAGTGGATCCCCTATGTGGATCTCCTGACCGCCTCCGATGACGAGCTTCCGCTGTGCCTGCCACCCCGGGACGCCGACATCGCCTCCGCCTCCGGCATCGCGTCGCAGGCCAAGCGGCTGAGGGAGCGGGGCGTCGGCGAGATCGTGGTCAAACTCGGCGCGGAGGGCGCAACGGCCTTCACCCACGAAGGCTCCCTGCACCGGTCCGCCAAGGCCGTACGGGCCGTCGACGCGGTGGGCGCCGGCGATGCCTTCGTGGCGGGCTATCTGTCGGCGCTGCTGGACGGTGAGGGACCGGCCGCACGCCTGGAGCGGGCCGTCACCACGGGAGCGTTCGCGGTCGCTTCCCCCGGCGACTGGGAGGGCGCGCCGACCCGTGCGGAGCTGGGCATGCTGGGCGCGCCGCCCGGCACCGTCGTCCGCTGA
- a CDS encoding bifunctional 4-hydroxy-2-oxoglutarate aldolase/2-dehydro-3-deoxy-phosphogluconate aldolase, with product MDLSTALRTERLVAIIRGREAEASFRTVMALVEAGLLLIEISLSGKDALTVIRRARAELGDAAWLGAGTVLTAQDARRAAEAGANLIVTPGLGAGLEESVRQGLPTLAGVMTPSEVIAADALGVSALKLFPASAGGPAYLQALRAPFPELPFVPVGGVDAAAAQAYFAAGAVAVGVGSPLVGDAADGGDLDGLRKRAAEFRAVCAP from the coding sequence ATGGACCTCAGCACAGCGCTCCGGACCGAGCGGCTGGTCGCCATCATCCGGGGCAGAGAGGCGGAGGCGTCCTTCCGTACCGTCATGGCGCTTGTGGAGGCGGGCCTTTTGCTGATCGAGATCTCGCTCAGCGGGAAGGACGCCCTCACCGTGATCCGACGGGCGCGCGCCGAGCTGGGCGACGCGGCGTGGCTCGGCGCCGGCACCGTCCTGACTGCACAGGACGCCCGGCGCGCCGCCGAAGCCGGGGCGAATCTCATCGTCACCCCCGGCCTCGGGGCCGGTCTGGAGGAGTCCGTACGCCAGGGTCTGCCGACGCTCGCCGGGGTGATGACGCCGTCCGAGGTGATCGCGGCAGACGCGCTGGGGGTCTCGGCCCTGAAGCTGTTCCCGGCATCGGCCGGCGGACCGGCGTATCTGCAGGCGCTGCGGGCGCCCTTCCCCGAGCTGCCGTTCGTGCCGGTCGGAGGCGTGGACGCAGCCGCCGCGCAGGCGTACTTCGCGGCCGGCGCGGTGGCGGTGGGTGTCGGCTCGCCGCTGGTCGGGGACGCGGCGGACGGCGGTGACCTGGACGGGCTGCGCAAGCGCGCGGCGGAGTTCAGGGCGGTGTGCGCACCGTGA
- the dgoD gene encoding galactonate dehydratase, with protein MKISRIETFLAPPRWLFVRVETDEGVVGWGEPVVEGRAEPVRAAVEVLSEYLLGRDPARIEDHWQVMTKGGFYRGGPVLSSAVAGLDQALWDIKGKRLGVPVHQLLGGPVREKIRAYAWVGGDEPQAVRDAVTAQIEAGFTAVKMNGCGRMTPVATRAEVRECLLRAETAREVLGDARDFGLDFHGRVSPANARRLLPLLAGYAPMFVEEPVLPDHLQALPDLVNASNIPLALGERLFTRREFLAPLQAGVAILQPDISHAGGISELRRIAALAEVYGAQLAPHCPLGPVALAACLQVAFTTPNFLIQEQSLGIHYHRGAELLDYVVDPEPFRFHGGSLLRTDRPGLGVEVDEAAVRAADERGHAWRNPVWRHEDGSFAEW; from the coding sequence ATGAAGATCAGCCGCATCGAGACGTTCCTCGCGCCACCGCGCTGGCTGTTCGTCCGGGTGGAGACCGATGAGGGCGTCGTCGGCTGGGGTGAGCCGGTGGTCGAAGGGCGGGCCGAGCCGGTACGGGCGGCGGTAGAGGTGCTGTCCGAGTACCTTCTGGGCCGGGATCCGGCGCGCATCGAGGACCACTGGCAGGTCATGACCAAAGGCGGCTTCTACCGCGGCGGGCCCGTCCTCTCGTCCGCCGTCGCCGGCCTGGACCAGGCGTTGTGGGACATCAAGGGGAAGCGGCTCGGTGTCCCCGTCCACCAGCTGCTGGGCGGACCGGTCCGCGAGAAGATCCGCGCCTACGCCTGGGTGGGCGGTGACGAGCCGCAGGCCGTCCGCGACGCGGTCACCGCGCAGATCGAGGCGGGCTTCACCGCCGTCAAGATGAACGGCTGCGGCCGGATGACGCCCGTGGCCACCCGCGCCGAGGTACGGGAATGCCTGCTGCGCGCCGAGACGGCACGCGAAGTCCTCGGCGACGCACGGGACTTCGGCCTGGACTTCCACGGCCGGGTCTCGCCCGCCAACGCCCGCAGGCTCCTCCCCCTGCTGGCCGGCTACGCACCGATGTTCGTCGAGGAACCTGTGCTCCCCGACCACCTGCAAGCCCTCCCCGACCTCGTCAACGCCTCCAACATCCCCCTCGCACTCGGTGAACGTCTCTTCACCCGGCGAGAGTTCCTGGCTCCCCTCCAAGCCGGCGTCGCGATCCTCCAGCCCGACATCTCGCATGCGGGCGGCATCTCCGAACTGCGCCGGATCGCCGCACTCGCGGAGGTCTACGGGGCGCAGCTCGCCCCGCACTGCCCGCTCGGCCCGGTCGCACTCGCCGCCTGCCTCCAAGTCGCCTTCACCACCCCGAACTTCCTCATCCAGGAGCAGTCCCTCGGGATCCACTACCACCGGGGCGCCGAGCTGCTGGACTACGTGGTGGATCCGGAGCCGTTCCGCTTCCACGGGGGGTCACTGCTGCGGACCGACCGTCCCGGGCTCGGTGTGGAGGTGGACGAGGCCGCGGTGCGGGCGGCGGACGAGCGGGGCCACGCCTGGCGCAACCCCGTGTGGCGCCATGAGGACGGGTCGTTCGCCGAATGGTGA
- a CDS encoding FadR/GntR family transcriptional regulator — protein sequence MSRSEHTDSSAGGHGVHHEAVETLAGRIIKGTYGEGDSLVMPDVMAQLDVTQTVLREAVKVLTLKGLLDADKERGTFVRPRADWNLLDPDVLRWKLAAGVSSDFFADVLELRRSIEPAAAALAAERRTDEDLAALDTALGAMATTDTDPALRIRADATFHTAILIASNNRFYAQMHQVIVPVLVQRDRAVLAADGAFAHLHAAHAAVVEAVRSRDVDGAYMAMLELLDLSAREHP from the coding sequence ATGAGCCGATCGGAGCACACCGACTCCTCCGCCGGCGGGCACGGGGTGCACCACGAGGCGGTCGAAACGCTCGCCGGGCGGATCATCAAGGGCACTTACGGTGAGGGCGACAGCCTCGTCATGCCGGACGTGATGGCGCAGCTGGACGTGACCCAGACCGTGCTGCGTGAGGCCGTCAAGGTGCTGACCCTGAAGGGCCTCCTCGATGCCGACAAGGAGCGAGGCACGTTCGTCCGCCCCCGGGCGGACTGGAACCTGCTGGATCCGGACGTGCTGCGCTGGAAGCTCGCGGCCGGTGTCTCGTCCGATTTCTTCGCCGATGTGCTCGAACTGCGCCGTTCCATCGAACCCGCGGCGGCCGCGCTCGCCGCGGAGCGCCGTACGGATGAGGATCTGGCGGCACTGGACACCGCGCTAGGTGCGATGGCCACGACCGACACCGATCCGGCACTGCGCATACGCGCCGACGCGACGTTCCACACGGCGATCCTGATCGCCTCGAACAATCGCTTCTACGCGCAGATGCACCAGGTGATCGTGCCGGTGCTCGTCCAGCGCGACCGGGCCGTGCTCGCCGCGGACGGCGCGTTCGCACATCTTCATGCGGCCCACGCCGCGGTGGTCGAGGCCGTACGGAGCCGGGACGTCGACGGGGCCTATATGGCGATGCTCGAACTGCTCGATCTCTCGGCGCGGGAACATCCGTAG
- a CDS encoding DUF4383 domain-containing protein — MDHRLSKVYRIGAGLMGLVLIAFGILGLTHHIGFFDTGGDTVAGLNTNGSLSILSIVVGAILFAGMVIGGNFASTLNIVFGVLFLLSGFVNLALLDTGANFLAFRLQNVLFSFVVGLMLLVFGMYGRVSGGLSHDNPYWRARHPEEAERFDRGQLHPVSGMTAARQAARVNVQGASHAGRGSFGAGTSGSRSRRGVGTGTGTGTGTASSGARGVGAGSGTGTSSGGGTGTDAGTAGKRT; from the coding sequence ATGGACCACCGGCTCAGCAAGGTCTACCGCATCGGCGCGGGGCTGATGGGCTTGGTGCTGATCGCCTTCGGCATCCTCGGGCTGACCCACCACATCGGCTTCTTCGACACCGGCGGCGACACCGTGGCCGGGCTGAACACCAACGGCTCCCTGAGCATCCTGTCCATCGTCGTCGGCGCGATCCTCTTCGCCGGCATGGTGATCGGCGGGAACTTCGCCTCGACCCTCAACATCGTGTTCGGCGTCCTCTTCCTCCTGAGCGGCTTTGTGAACCTGGCACTGCTGGACACCGGCGCGAACTTCCTCGCCTTCCGGCTCCAGAACGTCCTCTTCAGCTTTGTGGTCGGACTGATGCTGCTGGTCTTCGGGATGTACGGACGGGTCAGCGGCGGCCTCTCGCACGACAATCCGTACTGGCGCGCCCGGCACCCGGAGGAAGCGGAACGGTTCGACCGCGGCCAGCTGCATCCCGTCTCCGGCATGACCGCCGCACGGCAGGCGGCGCGGGTCAACGTCCAGGGCGCCTCGCATGCCGGGCGCGGTTCGTTCGGCGCCGGCACCAGTGGGAGCAGATCCCGCAGGGGCGTGGGTACGGGAACGGGAACGGGAACGGGTACTGCCTCCTCCGGTGCCAGGGGTGTGGGTGCGGGCTCCGGCACCGGCACGAGCTCCGGCGGCGGCACCGGCACGGACGCCGGTACCGCCGGCAAGAGGACCTGA
- a CDS encoding site-specific integrase, which yields MTQQRKRNPNGAGTITKRKDGRYQAAVYVPQPDGTRARKFAYGKTWAECDAKRRELLAKVDDGIPVPTRSAKLAEWLPYWLEEIIKPRRKRTTAAKYETHIRLYLVPELGKKSLEKLSARDVRMALARIAKAGTSATAKESHRVLRSGLSAACREELITRNVAKLVEAPKVDTYEGQLWTLEQTLAFTLVARRDPLYAGFMLAVGLGLRRGEIVGLRWQDIDLDSRTVQIRKQRQRVRGEYYEDDTKNRRKRTLPLPLLCVAPLRWQRLRQEAMRVSAGADWHKSDLVFTTRTGRAIEGSNVLRSFHRLTAKAEIPRIRVHDARHGAATLLAAGNIHPRVAMEILGHSKISVTMDIYTHVPDTLKREAVAHMDRMLGRRRR from the coding sequence ATGACACAGCAGCGCAAGCGCAACCCCAACGGCGCCGGCACCATCACCAAGCGCAAGGACGGCCGTTACCAAGCCGCCGTCTACGTCCCCCAGCCCGACGGCACCCGCGCCCGCAAGTTCGCCTACGGCAAGACCTGGGCCGAATGCGATGCCAAGCGCCGCGAACTTCTCGCCAAGGTCGACGACGGCATTCCCGTGCCCACTCGTTCCGCCAAGCTCGCTGAGTGGCTGCCGTACTGGCTGGAGGAGATCATCAAGCCCCGGCGCAAGCGCACAACGGCGGCGAAGTACGAGACCCATATCCGCCTCTACCTCGTGCCGGAGCTCGGCAAGAAGAGCCTGGAAAAGCTGAGTGCGCGGGATGTACGTATGGCTCTCGCCAGGATCGCCAAGGCCGGCACGTCTGCGACGGCGAAGGAATCGCACCGGGTTCTTCGTTCCGGCCTGTCGGCCGCGTGCCGGGAAGAGCTGATCACCCGCAACGTGGCCAAGCTGGTGGAGGCTCCGAAGGTCGACACGTACGAAGGTCAACTGTGGACGCTGGAGCAGACTCTCGCCTTCACCCTTGTCGCCAGGCGTGACCCCCTGTATGCGGGCTTCATGCTCGCTGTGGGCCTCGGTCTGCGGCGGGGTGAGATCGTCGGGTTGCGGTGGCAGGACATCGACCTCGACAGCCGTACGGTCCAGATCCGCAAGCAGCGTCAGCGGGTCCGCGGTGAGTACTACGAGGACGACACGAAGAACCGCCGCAAGCGGACGCTGCCGCTGCCCCTGCTCTGCGTGGCACCGCTTCGCTGGCAACGGCTGCGGCAGGAAGCCATGCGCGTCAGTGCGGGCGCCGACTGGCACAAGAGCGATCTTGTCTTCACCACACGCACGGGCCGGGCGATCGAGGGGAGCAATGTTCTTCGGTCGTTCCACCGGCTGACCGCCAAGGCGGAGATCCCCCGCATCCGGGTCCACGATGCCCGGCACGGAGCGGCGACCCTGCTCGCGGCCGGCAACATCCATCCCCGGGTCGCGATGGAAATCCTTGGCCATAGCAAGATCAGCGTGACCATGGACATCTACACCCACGTCCCCGACACCCTGAAGCGGGAAGCCGTGGCGCACATGGACCGGATGCTCGGGCGACGTCGTCGCTGA
- a CDS encoding helix-turn-helix domain-containing protein, whose translation MTTATSQLLTVPEVMAQLKFGRSKVYDLIRSKRLISITEGRARRIPETALHDYIRDRIEEAA comes from the coding sequence ATGACCACCGCCACCAGCCAACTGCTAACCGTGCCCGAGGTGATGGCGCAGCTCAAGTTCGGCCGCTCCAAGGTCTACGACCTGATCCGCTCCAAGCGCCTCATCTCCATCACCGAGGGCCGCGCCCGCCGCATCCCCGAGACCGCGCTGCACGACTACATCCGCGACCGGATCGAGGAGGCCGCCTGA
- the repSA gene encoding replication initiator protein RepSA — MTDHTRIRGRSPVPDALLDPTTLGDLLRVASAPDYDRWADQIHRTGGCSDPIHLTGWTLTKDRTSGETLHHYSTATEPGGRLRLACGNRRASRCPACAWTYAGDTYRLIRAGLAGDDRRDIPAAVRDHPRVFTTLTAPSFGPVHNQPDRGVCRCGAQHHTEHPALGTALDPETYDYAAAVLFNNYAGDLWQRFTTRLRRELAARAGLTQRDLKDSARLSYGKVAEFQKRGALHFHAVIRVDGPDGPGTPPPSWASVDLLTDAIRAAAAHSYTSVTAPAAGDQPARTFRWGTQLDVRPVKAFDDGSDITEQAVASYVAKYATKAAETTGTLDRRIGELTELDHHQVPEHTRRLITACKTLDPLYPDRRLWAWAHMLGFRGHFSSKSRRYSTTLGELRAARADFRAAQEREALGLEPPEPGTVLVLNDWQYAGHGHTPGESALAATIARDIQTNRDTARQARAELEAEEGDDWT; from the coding sequence ATGACCGACCACACCCGCATACGCGGGAGGTCGCCCGTGCCTGACGCGCTCCTCGACCCAACCACCCTCGGCGACCTGCTGAGGGTGGCCTCGGCCCCCGACTACGACCGCTGGGCCGACCAGATCCACCGCACCGGCGGCTGCTCCGACCCGATCCACCTCACCGGCTGGACCCTCACCAAGGACCGCACCTCGGGCGAGACCCTGCACCACTACTCGACCGCCACCGAACCCGGCGGACGCCTCCGCCTCGCCTGCGGCAACCGCCGCGCCTCCCGCTGCCCCGCCTGCGCCTGGACCTACGCCGGCGACACCTACCGCCTCATCCGCGCCGGCCTGGCCGGAGACGACCGCCGCGACATCCCCGCCGCCGTCCGGGACCACCCCCGCGTCTTCACCACCCTCACCGCGCCCTCCTTCGGCCCGGTGCACAACCAGCCCGACCGGGGCGTCTGCCGCTGCGGCGCACAGCACCACACGGAACATCCGGCGCTCGGCACCGCCCTGGACCCCGAGACGTACGACTACGCCGCAGCCGTCCTGTTCAACAACTACGCGGGCGACCTCTGGCAACGCTTCACCACCCGACTCCGCCGCGAACTGGCCGCCCGCGCCGGCCTCACCCAACGCGACCTCAAAGACTCGGCCCGTCTCTCCTACGGCAAGGTCGCCGAATTCCAGAAGCGCGGTGCCCTCCACTTCCACGCGGTGATCCGCGTCGACGGACCGGACGGCCCCGGAACACCGCCGCCGTCCTGGGCGAGCGTCGACCTGCTGACCGATGCGATCCGCGCCGCCGCCGCACACTCCTACACCTCGGTCACGGCCCCGGCTGCCGGCGACCAGCCCGCCCGGACCTTCCGCTGGGGCACGCAACTGGACGTCCGGCCGGTCAAGGCGTTCGACGACGGCTCCGACATCACCGAACAGGCCGTGGCCTCCTACGTGGCGAAGTACGCGACCAAGGCCGCCGAGACCACCGGCACCCTCGACCGCCGTATCGGCGAACTCACCGAGCTGGACCACCACCAGGTCCCCGAACACACCCGCCGCCTGATCACCGCGTGCAAAACCCTGGATCCGCTCTACCCGGACCGTCGCCTCTGGGCCTGGGCCCACATGCTCGGCTTCCGCGGCCACTTCTCCTCCAAGTCCCGCCGCTACTCAACCACCCTCGGAGAGCTCCGGGCGGCCCGCGCCGACTTCCGCGCCGCCCAGGAACGCGAAGCCCTCGGCCTCGAACCCCCGGAGCCGGGCACCGTCCTGGTCCTGAACGACTGGCAGTACGCCGGCCACGGCCACACCCCCGGCGAATCCGCCCTCGCCGCCACCATCGCCCGCGACATCCAGACCAACCGCGACACCGCACGCCAAGCCCGCGCCGAACTCGAAGCCGAAGAAGGAGACGACTGGACATGA
- a CDS encoding SpdD-like protein yields MFRPKVPTNPMPTGIVIPSSVEPTATVRHTPLPAPVAQPSARPAVQLTPGTAVALACGGTAVVLIVGAVLVSMLLAVAISGVSVAVCAVVLRSLLTSGRTHR; encoded by the coding sequence ATGTTCCGCCCCAAGGTCCCGACCAACCCGATGCCCACCGGAATCGTCATCCCGTCCTCCGTCGAACCGACCGCCACCGTGCGGCACACCCCGCTACCGGCCCCGGTCGCCCAGCCCTCGGCCCGCCCCGCGGTTCAACTCACTCCCGGCACCGCAGTCGCCCTCGCCTGCGGCGGCACGGCCGTGGTCCTGATCGTCGGCGCCGTCCTGGTCTCGATGCTCCTGGCGGTCGCCATCAGCGGGGTGTCCGTCGCCGTCTGCGCGGTCGTCCTCCGCTCGCTGCTCACATCCGGGCGCACGCACCGCTGA
- a CDS encoding mobile element transfer protein, whose protein sequence is MPARDHFHSVMRIGPVQIGTYRDRYGRTKHAAVCTADRCGWSADFSSRSAAQLAARTHRCTVR, encoded by the coding sequence ATGCCCGCCCGCGATCACTTCCACTCCGTCATGCGGATCGGCCCCGTACAGATCGGCACCTACCGCGACCGCTACGGCCGCACCAAGCACGCCGCCGTCTGCACCGCTGACCGCTGCGGCTGGTCCGCCGACTTCTCCAGCCGCTCGGCCGCCCAGCTCGCCGCCCGCACCCACCGCTGCACCGTCCGCTGA
- a CDS encoding DUF2637 domain-containing protein, translated as MGRIRPDPVLVQAVIAGALSFAHLHDLAAAAGQDGWKAWAYPISVDLLLVAAWRRLRNDDSSRLAWCWFVIALVASLGANVVTAGFLDLRHPPAWLRFGIAGWPALAFLGGTLLAHTRTVAEAADPAPPADVAPAPAPVRAPVPTPEPPADPPEEDASDLPAAELPGESPRPAPAPAPVPAALVAHARKVADEHHARTGEQIDTDTLRARLGVPSQLADSIAAQLT; from the coding sequence ATGGGACGCATTCGCCCGGACCCCGTTCTCGTACAAGCCGTCATCGCCGGAGCGCTCTCCTTCGCCCACCTCCACGACTTGGCCGCCGCTGCCGGACAGGACGGCTGGAAGGCGTGGGCCTACCCGATCAGCGTCGACCTGCTGCTGGTCGCGGCCTGGCGGCGACTCCGCAACGACGACTCGTCCCGGCTTGCCTGGTGCTGGTTCGTGATCGCTCTGGTGGCTTCGCTCGGTGCCAACGTCGTGACCGCCGGGTTCCTCGACCTTCGGCACCCGCCCGCCTGGCTCCGCTTCGGCATCGCCGGATGGCCTGCGCTCGCTTTCCTCGGCGGGACCCTGCTGGCTCATACGCGGACTGTCGCCGAAGCCGCCGATCCAGCCCCGCCAGCCGACGTAGCTCCGGCGCCCGCTCCCGTACGCGCTCCGGTCCCGACACCTGAGCCTCCGGCCGACCCGCCCGAAGAAGACGCCTCCGACCTCCCCGCAGCCGAACTACCCGGCGAATCGCCCCGGCCTGCCCCCGCACCTGCGCCCGTCCCGGCCGCGCTCGTCGCCCACGCCCGCAAGGTCGCCGACGAGCACCACGCCCGGACCGGAGAACAGATCGACACCGACACCCTGCGGGCCCGCCTCGGCGTCCCGTCTCAGCTCGCCGACTCCATCGCCGCCCAACTCACCTGA
- a CDS encoding FtsK/SpoIIIE domain-containing protein, with the protein MARFSVVLLLVVATALVLRWRRPAWYWMSFGVVLAALRVLVRYASVMDACGLTVPPPRWRLALAHMVDRPAPESRASRILRLRPTRTGLVLRLKLRPGQDVFDVSAATDRLRHSFGMYSVTAREIRSGVVELRMTGYDVLRRVQMPAKIDRAPMRVPVALREDGSVHYRDYRTVPHGLTLGATESGKSVYQRNLVAGLAAQDVALVGIDCKQGVELFPLARRFSALADDQDTALDLLEALVSHMESVYQLVREQQRISVNVPDAEIAADIWDLAEDLRPTPVVVLVDEVAELALFASKEEERRRDRIITALVRLAQLGRAAGIYLEICGQRFGSELGKGITMLRAQLTGRTAHRVNDEASANMAFGDISPDAVLAAIQIPADAPGIAIVGDSTGGWSRIRAPHTSLREAVNLCNKYADRTPDLPALAPFRPAVAPPASTAVSLTKASTTTA; encoded by the coding sequence ATGGCCCGCTTCTCGGTCGTACTGCTGCTGGTCGTCGCCACCGCTCTCGTACTGCGGTGGCGGCGCCCCGCCTGGTACTGGATGAGCTTCGGAGTCGTCCTCGCCGCGCTGCGGGTCTTAGTCCGGTACGCCTCGGTCATGGATGCCTGCGGCCTGACGGTCCCACCGCCGCGCTGGCGGCTCGCGCTCGCCCACATGGTAGACCGCCCGGCCCCCGAGTCACGTGCCTCACGCATCCTCCGTCTCCGGCCGACCCGTACCGGGCTCGTCCTGCGGCTCAAGCTCCGTCCCGGCCAGGACGTTTTCGACGTCTCCGCCGCCACCGATCGGCTGCGGCACTCCTTCGGGATGTACAGCGTCACTGCCCGGGAGATCCGCTCCGGGGTCGTCGAACTGCGGATGACGGGCTACGACGTGCTCAGGCGTGTGCAGATGCCCGCCAAGATCGACCGCGCTCCGATGCGCGTACCCGTCGCACTGCGCGAAGATGGATCAGTCCACTACCGCGACTACCGGACCGTTCCGCACGGGCTCACTCTCGGGGCCACCGAGTCGGGCAAGTCTGTCTACCAGCGCAACCTGGTGGCGGGTCTCGCCGCTCAGGACGTCGCGCTTGTCGGTATCGACTGCAAGCAGGGCGTTGAGCTGTTCCCGCTGGCCCGCCGCTTCTCCGCGCTCGCCGACGACCAGGACACCGCTCTCGATCTGCTCGAAGCCCTGGTCTCGCATATGGAGTCCGTCTATCAACTCGTCCGCGAACAGCAGCGCATCAGCGTGAATGTCCCCGACGCGGAGATCGCCGCCGACATCTGGGATCTGGCCGAGGACCTGCGTCCCACGCCCGTCGTGGTCCTGGTCGACGAGGTGGCCGAACTCGCGCTCTTCGCCTCCAAGGAGGAGGAGAGGCGCCGGGACCGGATCATCACCGCGCTCGTCCGCCTGGCTCAGCTCGGCCGCGCCGCGGGCATCTACCTGGAGATCTGCGGCCAGCGCTTCGGCTCCGAACTTGGCAAGGGCATCACCATGCTCCGGGCCCAGCTCACCGGCCGGACCGCGCATCGGGTCAACGACGAGGCCAGCGCCAACATGGCCTTCGGCGACATCTCCCCTGATGCCGTACTGGCCGCCATCCAGATACCCGCAGACGCCCCCGGCATCGCCATCGTCGGTGACTCGACCGGCGGCTGGTCCCGCATCCGGGCACCGCACACCTCACTGCGCGAGGCAGTCAACCTCTGCAACAAGTACGCCGACCGCACGCCGGACCTGCCCGCGCTCGCGCCCTTCCGGCCCGCCGTCGCCCCGCCGGCCTCCACCGCCGTATCGCTCACCAAGGCGTCCACCACGACTGCCTGA
- a CDS encoding GntR family transcriptional regulator, with the protein MGTAVGGGRAVPRYVQIADDIVQQIRAGVLKPGEMVPSESELVERYGVSGGTIRKAMVEVRASGLVETRHGKGSIVKDRPPVRHRSSDRFRRSHRQGGKAAYLAESAQSGATAKVSVLYIGPMEVPEDVADRLGVEPGSQVLARRRLYFRNGTPVETASSYLPWDVVKDIPELFAENPGGGGIYARLEDHGHEFAEFVETLQARSATKAEASELALSPGAPVVHLVREALTTEGRVVEVCDTLMAADQFVFSYRIPATD; encoded by the coding sequence ATGGGAACCGCGGTAGGAGGGGGCAGGGCCGTACCTCGATACGTGCAGATCGCCGACGACATCGTGCAGCAGATCAGGGCTGGGGTCCTCAAGCCCGGCGAGATGGTGCCGAGTGAATCCGAGCTGGTCGAGCGCTACGGCGTCTCGGGCGGCACGATCCGTAAGGCGATGGTGGAGGTCCGTGCGAGCGGCCTGGTGGAGACCCGCCACGGCAAGGGCTCGATCGTGAAGGACCGGCCGCCGGTACGGCACCGCTCTTCCGACCGCTTCCGACGCTCGCACCGGCAAGGTGGTAAGGCTGCGTATCTGGCTGAGTCCGCGCAGTCGGGGGCCACGGCCAAGGTCAGCGTTCTGTACATCGGCCCCATGGAGGTCCCGGAGGACGTGGCCGACCGTCTCGGGGTCGAGCCGGGCTCTCAGGTCCTTGCCCGCCGGCGGCTGTACTTCCGTAACGGCACTCCGGTCGAGACGGCCAGCTCGTACCTGCCGTGGGACGTCGTGAAGGACATCCCTGAGCTCTTCGCCGAGAACCCCGGCGGTGGCGGTATCTACGCCCGACTCGAAGACCACGGGCATGAGTTCGCGGAGTTCGTTGAGACCTTGCAGGCCCGGTCGGCCACCAAGGCCGAAGCGTCCGAGCTGGCGCTCAGCCCTGGTGCTCCCGTCGTGCATCTCGTCCGTGAGGCGCTGACGACCGAAGGTCGCGTGGTGGAGGTCTGCGACACCCTCATGGCCGCTGACCAGTTCGTTTTCAGCTATCGCATCCCCGCTACGGACTGA